Proteins encoded in a region of the Bactrocera tryoni isolate S06 chromosome 4, CSIRO_BtryS06_freeze2, whole genome shotgun sequence genome:
- the LOC120775690 gene encoding zinc finger protein 836 — protein MVSESNDEEVVVCRACISECVEYKSLHKQGICMGEVQTLASMLSFITNLDFSNDDIESFPSNICLRCVQNVAKTYAFKKMVMETDEVLRRQFAELDCGIGMTDAGAGDSVIEDLDAESAESVVEEHHLEVEEGTDVDESDQLHDLATAAQFKRSVESMEYVSLTVLDSVVDGCDGTISMEQMQCDIEHNEQNCEEDEVVVHEVTESEEVYQTDAEEDGRHKEYEEIYEVKLDEMSQSDCSLLEIAEGHQIQKHFKREIKSADPDGEWDISLEQKIKPPTKIRKKSNQPKPPNPDLQCKVCGKQLSNQNSFKYHMQLHSDATPYLCSLCGEGFKTRNAYEGHIIIHDPNNPNTCELCGKAYRQSSSLRTHMLSHTGERPFQCDICGKSMTQKSGYKKHMLVHTGEKPHTCDVCGREFRYSSNLIAHKRCHSGERPYECPHCKRGFPTAEQMKRHSLVHSGERPFQCEICNKRFKRRSSLMSHRHTHDSEPELIIDHKVCKSNVVELY, from the exons ATGGTTTCTGAGAGCAATGATGAGGAAGTGGTGGTTTGTCGAGCCTGCATAAGCGAGTGCGTAGAATACAAGTCGTTGCACAAGCAAGGTATTTGTATGGGTGAGGTGCAAACTTTGGCGTCCATGCTgagttttattacaaatttggatttttcaaaCGACGatattgaaagttttccttCAAATATCTGTTTACGTTGTGTCCAAAATGTTGCTAAGACATATGCTTTTAAGAAAATGGTAATGGAAACAGATGAAGTATTGCGAAGACAGTTTGCAGAACTGGACTGTGGGATAGGAATGACAGATGCAGGAGCTGGTGACAGTGTTATTGAAGATCTTGATGCAGAATCAGCGGAGTCAGTTGTAGAAGAGCACCATCTCGAAGTAGAAGAGGGAACCGATGTGGATGAATCTGATCAACTGCATGATTTGGCGACAGCAGCTCAATTCAAAAGATCTGTAGAAAGTATGGAGTATGTGTCTTTAACGGTATTAGACAGCGTTGTAGATGGATGTGATGGAACAATATCCATGGAACAAATGCAATGTGATATAGAGCACAATGAGCAAAATTGTGAGGAAGATGAAGTGGTCGTTCATGAAGTAACGGAGTCAGAAGAAGTATACCAAACGGATGCTGAAGAAGACGGTAGGCACAAGGAATATGAAGAGATATACGAAGTGAAGTTAGATGAAATGTCTCAAAGTGACTGTTCTTTGTTGGAAATTGCGGAAGGTcaccaaatacaaaaacattttaaaagagAAATTAAATCTGCCGATCCGGACGGAGAATGGGATATTAGCTTAGAACAGAAAATTAAACCGCCAACCAAAATCCGCAAAAAAAGCAACCAACCTAAACCGCCTAACCCTGATTTGCAATGCAAG gtGTGTGGAAAACAACTGAGTAATCAAAATTCTTTTAAGTACCATATGCAACTGCATTCCGATGCTACACCTTATTTATGCAGTCTTTGTGGCGAAGGTTTTAAAACTCGTAATGCTTATGAAGGACATATAATTATCCATGATCCAAATAACCCGAATACATGTGAGCTATGTGGTAAAGCATATCGTCAGTCATCCTCTTTAAGAACCCACATGTTATCGCATACCGGCGAGAGACCTTTCCAGTGTGACATTTGTGGGAAGTCTATGACTCAAAAGTCTGGATATAAGAAACACATGCTTGTACATACAGGTGAAAAACCGCATACGTGTGATGTCTGTGGTCGTGAATTTCGGTATTCGAGCAACTTGATTGCTCATAAACGTTGCCACTCTGGAGAGAGACCGTATGAATGCCCCCATTGCAAACGAGGTTTCCCAACGGCCGAGCAGATGAAGAGGCATTCCCTAGTACACAGTGGAGAAAGACCTTTTCAATGTGAGATCTGCAATAAACGTTTCAAGCGACGTTCATCATTGATGTCACACCGACATACACATGACTCCGAGCCTGAGCTGATTATTGATCATAAAGTGTGTAAATCAAATGTCGTCGAACTATACTAA
- the LOC120774859 gene encoding mitochondrial import inner membrane translocase subunit TIM50-C-like isoform X1, giving the protein MVMARKGVLSVIQRLGSATKLGWHRFGEQKCRALSNHHRGLHVSTAIQIFGRKSDCQQFGRLYTTESTKKASSPEILSKLFPQTAANVDEETERERKRKEEEEAKENEKAWKRMKIGFSVFGGSGLALAIWAVYEFGKPEVDAEGQVIEDEFSKSPVIQQYIQRMWKSMNYYQKMIQEPSRDKLLPDPLKHPYIQPPYTLVLEMKDVLVHPDWTYQTGWRFKKRPGVDHFLQECSKHFEIVVFTAEQGMTVFPILDALDPNGYIMYRLVRDATHFVDGHHVKNLDNLNRDLRKVIVVDWDQNATKLHPDNTFNIARWLGNDDDSQLLDLISFLKTLASAEVEDVRDVLHYYRQFDDPIAQFRENQRLLLEQMQEKEREEQTKSKPIVKKWTPSFLGRSS; this is encoded by the exons ATGGTAATGGCACGAAAAGGAGTCCTTAGCGTGATACAAAGATTAGGATCCGCCACCAAATTAGGGTGGCATCGATTTGGAGAACAAAAATGTCGCGCATTAAGTAACCATCATCGAGGATTACATGTTTCCACAGCTATCCAAATTTTTGGACGAAAGTCGGACTGCCAACAATTTGGAAGATTATATACAACAGAAAGTACAA AGAAAGCATCGAGTCCAGAGATTTTGTCAAAGTTGTTCCCCCAAACTGCAGCCAATGTTGACGAAGAGACTGAACGCGAAAGAAAACGCAAAGAAGAGGAGGAGGCAAAGGAAAATGAAAAGGCTTGGAAACGAATGAAAATAGG gttttcagtaTTTGGAGGTAGTGGTCTTGCACTAGCCATATGGGCTGTATATGAGTTCGGAAAACCCGAGGTAGATGCCGAAGGACAAGTAATCGAAGATGAATTTAGTAAAAGCCCAGTAATTCAACAGTATATACAGCGTATGTGGAAATCTATGAATTACTACCAAAAAATGATTCAGGAGCCATCACGCGATAAGCTTTTACCAGATCCTTTAAAACACCCATACATACAGCCGCCTTACACATTAGTACTAGAAATGAAAGATGTTCTTGTACATCCAGATTGGACATACCAAACTGGATGGCGGTTTAAAAAACGACCCGGTGTTGACCATTTCTTACAAGAATGTTCAAAGCATTTCGAAATTGTCGTATTTACTGCAGAACAAGGAATGACGGTATTTCCTATTTTAGATGCTCTGGACCCAAATGGCTATATCATGTATCGTTTGGTACGCGATGCAACTCATTTTGTGGATGGACACCACGTTAAAAATTTAGACAATTTAAACCGAGATCTAAGGAAG GTCATAGTCGTGGATTGGGATCAAAACGCAACTAAGTTGCACCCTGATAATACTTTTAACATTGCCAGATGGCTAGGTAATGATGACGACTCGCAACTACTTGATTTGAtatcatttttaaaaa CTCTGGCATCTGCTGAAGTTGAGGACGTTCGCGATGTGCTACATTACTATCGGCAGTTCGATGATCCCATAGCTCAATTCAGAGAAAACCAACGCCTTTTACTAGAGCAAATGCAAGAGAAAGAACGAGAGGAGCAAACCAAATCGAAAccaattgtgaaaaaatggacTCCAAGCTTTCTTGGGCGGTCATCTTAA
- the LOC120774859 gene encoding mitochondrial import inner membrane translocase subunit TIM50-C-like isoform X2, which translates to MVMARKGVLSVIQRLGSATKLGWHRFGEQKCRALSNHHRGLHVSTAIQIFGRKSDCQQFGRLYTTEKKASSPEILSKLFPQTAANVDEETERERKRKEEEEAKENEKAWKRMKIGFSVFGGSGLALAIWAVYEFGKPEVDAEGQVIEDEFSKSPVIQQYIQRMWKSMNYYQKMIQEPSRDKLLPDPLKHPYIQPPYTLVLEMKDVLVHPDWTYQTGWRFKKRPGVDHFLQECSKHFEIVVFTAEQGMTVFPILDALDPNGYIMYRLVRDATHFVDGHHVKNLDNLNRDLRKVIVVDWDQNATKLHPDNTFNIARWLGNDDDSQLLDLISFLKTLASAEVEDVRDVLHYYRQFDDPIAQFRENQRLLLEQMQEKEREEQTKSKPIVKKWTPSFLGRSS; encoded by the exons ATGGTAATGGCACGAAAAGGAGTCCTTAGCGTGATACAAAGATTAGGATCCGCCACCAAATTAGGGTGGCATCGATTTGGAGAACAAAAATGTCGCGCATTAAGTAACCATCATCGAGGATTACATGTTTCCACAGCTATCCAAATTTTTGGACGAAAGTCGGACTGCCAACAATTTGGAAGATTATATACAACAGAAA AGAAAGCATCGAGTCCAGAGATTTTGTCAAAGTTGTTCCCCCAAACTGCAGCCAATGTTGACGAAGAGACTGAACGCGAAAGAAAACGCAAAGAAGAGGAGGAGGCAAAGGAAAATGAAAAGGCTTGGAAACGAATGAAAATAGG gttttcagtaTTTGGAGGTAGTGGTCTTGCACTAGCCATATGGGCTGTATATGAGTTCGGAAAACCCGAGGTAGATGCCGAAGGACAAGTAATCGAAGATGAATTTAGTAAAAGCCCAGTAATTCAACAGTATATACAGCGTATGTGGAAATCTATGAATTACTACCAAAAAATGATTCAGGAGCCATCACGCGATAAGCTTTTACCAGATCCTTTAAAACACCCATACATACAGCCGCCTTACACATTAGTACTAGAAATGAAAGATGTTCTTGTACATCCAGATTGGACATACCAAACTGGATGGCGGTTTAAAAAACGACCCGGTGTTGACCATTTCTTACAAGAATGTTCAAAGCATTTCGAAATTGTCGTATTTACTGCAGAACAAGGAATGACGGTATTTCCTATTTTAGATGCTCTGGACCCAAATGGCTATATCATGTATCGTTTGGTACGCGATGCAACTCATTTTGTGGATGGACACCACGTTAAAAATTTAGACAATTTAAACCGAGATCTAAGGAAG GTCATAGTCGTGGATTGGGATCAAAACGCAACTAAGTTGCACCCTGATAATACTTTTAACATTGCCAGATGGCTAGGTAATGATGACGACTCGCAACTACTTGATTTGAtatcatttttaaaaa CTCTGGCATCTGCTGAAGTTGAGGACGTTCGCGATGTGCTACATTACTATCGGCAGTTCGATGATCCCATAGCTCAATTCAGAGAAAACCAACGCCTTTTACTAGAGCAAATGCAAGAGAAAGAACGAGAGGAGCAAACCAAATCGAAAccaattgtgaaaaaatggacTCCAAGCTTTCTTGGGCGGTCATCTTAA